From the genome of Pseudomonadota bacterium, one region includes:
- the ccsA gene encoding cytochrome c biogenesis protein CcsA, translating to MFYVTLGLYGAASVLVLLRVVSRGDARSRTLTLAGRSVFGAGLVAQTLTTGALCLQGLHPLRDVAGALHLTAWLLVAAYLAMTLAWRIDVLGLLVGPLALALLSGSRLTPRGAPPPLGPQGLALLGKLHLTLVAFGVVAFALAGAVAAVYLLQDRALRHNRLGPLYRRTPPLATLDHLGRVLIAAGFPVFTLALVSGVLWVVQLRPTHGVRPEHLLAGVVWIVFAALLVARWTMSISARRAALLTVVGFAATVLVLWIYVGRRMLAG from the coding sequence ATGTTCTACGTCACCCTGGGCCTCTATGGCGCCGCGAGCGTGCTGGTGTTGCTGCGCGTGGTCTCGCGCGGCGACGCGCGCAGTCGGACGCTGACGTTGGCGGGCCGGTCGGTCTTCGGCGCAGGGCTCGTGGCCCAGACCCTGACGACGGGTGCGCTTTGCTTGCAAGGGCTCCATCCGCTGCGCGACGTGGCTGGGGCGCTTCATCTGACGGCCTGGCTGCTCGTTGCGGCCTACCTGGCGATGACCCTGGCGTGGCGCATCGACGTCCTCGGTCTGCTCGTCGGCCCGCTCGCGCTCGCGCTGCTCTCGGGCAGTCGCCTGACGCCGCGTGGCGCGCCGCCGCCGCTCGGGCCGCAAGGCCTGGCGCTGCTGGGCAAGCTCCATCTCACGCTGGTCGCCTTCGGCGTGGTGGCCTTTGCGCTGGCTGGTGCGGTGGCGGCGGTCTACCTGCTGCAAGACCGGGCGCTGCGGCACAATCGCCTCGGACCGCTCTACCGGCGCACGCCGCCGCTGGCCACGCTCGACCACCTGGGCCGCGTCCTGATCGCTGCCGGTTTCCCGGTCTTCACACTCGCCCTGGTCAGCGGGGTGCTGTGGGTGGTGCAGCTGAGACCGACCCACGGTGTGCGCCCGGAACACCTGCTGGCGGGCGTCGTCTGGATCGTCTTCGCCGCGCTGCTCGTCGCGCGTTGGACGATGAGCATCAGCGCACGGCGTGCCGCGCTGCTGACGGTGGTCGGCTTCGCGGCGACCGTGCTGGTGCTCTGGATCTACGTGGGTCGTCGGATGCTCGCGGGATGA